Below is a genomic region from Betta splendens chromosome 8, fBetSpl5.4, whole genome shotgun sequence.
GACTTTCATCTGAAAGATCCCAGCTTCCCATCACAGCATCTGAGTCATGTGGATCTCAGTGACAACTCCACCCCATTGCAGTGTCCACTTCTGTCTCACACTCAAGAGGTGCACAACCACAAACACATCACTCTGGTAATAATATTAGTTTGTTTTAACAAGTCATTAAAGTTGTTTTAGAATTAGATGAAGGAACAATCCTAGACACAACCTAGTTTAAGTACCTAATGGCATCATTTTGTTATCAGTATTTATTGCCAGAGGTGTCTGCATTCTATTAAGTTGACCAAATACATGAACTTTAGTTGTAGGAAAATAAACTGACTGGCTTTTTCTGTGTATTTTTTCACTAGAGATCCAGCTTAAACACAAAAGAGTGGATGCAGCGCCACAGTGGTCAGGCTGTCAGAGAACTTACCAACCCACAGGGTGTATCAGAGTACTGGACCACCTATAATACAGAACACACACCTCCAGTGACTAACGTCTTGCCACGGCTAGCCGGCAAAccaatacaatggcatcagcaTGATATACTGACAGGTGGGGCATTTTTTCGCATAGTGTATGTCCACACGGCTAATGTTCAGTATGTGTCATCTTTATCAAATATATTACAGTATGGATTTTAGacttttgaaaaagcaaaaccaaatgAGAGGTTATGCATTATGACAGTAGTTCTACAGGTCAATAATGTATTGATCTTTTGTGATTCCTTCATATAATTATTGTAAACAAAACAGACTTAATCCTTAAAAAAGTAATTTTACTGGCAACCTTTTACTGCAAGCGGTAGCAataattttacatttgtttttttataaaatactaaataaacGTATATTCCATATATAAATGTGCTTATTACTAACATGTCTGCAGGTGAACAAAGGCAGACAGTTGCTCTACGAAAACCCAGAAGACAGGCTGGAGACAAGCTGCTGTGGGCAGCAAGGCGATGGGAGACAGACTGCACAGCACTCAGACTGTATTAATCAGTGTTATGTGAGGAAAATATACCTATGTGTGGCTAACAACCTCTATTCTGAGAGTTCATTTATAACAGTTAAAACTTTCAATAACGACCCAGTGTTAAATGCAAGCCACCAGGCATTAAGCTGATTACAGTAAATCTTGCATATGACAGGTCACTTAAGTTATGAAATCTGAAGCAATAACTCTTAATGTTACATTTCATATCATTTTACCACAAAAAAGACACTATAACAGTCAATGAAAACTTATTTGAAGCAAAGTTTATTCACTGTCAAAGATCTCcaataaaagaacaaataatGAAATGGTTTGAAAGACGGGTCAGAAATGAAGTGGCTGAAGAGAAAAaggacataaataaataataggaacaggaaaaaaaatattacttaCAGGGAAAGGCTTGAGCAGTGGGCCTATTTACACAGAAACACCACACACCGGTAATACATTACACGGTTATTATCTAAGAGTTGACAGAACACAGAGTCCAGCTAGCAGCAGTACAGCAGTAGGCTTTTTTCTAGAAACACTTTCACTCCTGATGAGAGCTCTGTTTGAAATCCAGTTTACTCAGcatttttaaacacaacaaaagcagacTCAAAAGTAAACTTGTTCTTTAAACACTGtccttaataataataataataataataataataataataataataataataataaacattgcTGTGATGGATCTGAGAGGATGATGCAGTAATGCTACAAAAACTGCTCAGTAGTAACTTTTTCTAAATAGGAATGGCCTAAAATTCATTGTGGACATAGTGAAGCTAAATTAAagtacttaaaaaaaaaaaagtcaaactaAATGCAAGATTACTTTCTGTTTATATAGGAAGTGGGCTTCAGTGTTGCTGTGCGCTTGAAAACTATTACCTCATGGCTGCTTTTATAGAgagtaattaaaaagaaaagtaatgttGAACTGATGGGAGAGAAAAATCAAACCCTATGCATATGTCGAAAAAAAGTGTCTTGCTCTGTAGCCGAGACAgcgaaaacaggaaacatttttttGCTCTTTCCATTATTCAACTTCCTATAACCTTCTCCATTTTGTTATGATCCATCCTTCTCTTTGTTCACACCTTCAACGTCCACTAttcattcttcttctccttttgttttagCAGTTTGTTGATCTCTCGCTTGGCCATGCAAGCATACTTTGAGATGATACCATGCTGGTTCAGGCcaggcagcaacagcaggaagCTTACTGCAAGTGAAAGGGAGAGGTCAAATGAGCCTTAtgttaaatattattaatattatgcaACAAGCAGCAATTACTGTTGAATTCAATCTGGGCAGGACAACTGGTTAGACAAAGTTTAACTGAAACTGAATATCTGCAATCATtactggccacacacacacacacacacatgcatgcatttgGGACATTAGTAAATTTGTTTATGTGGTAGACAAAAAAGCATTTACCTTAGGATTCCATGGTCATCTACCGTTTACAGAACCCCACTTTACATGTTATAATTATGTAACCAGCTTACATAAGGA
It encodes:
- the LOC114859845 gene encoding uncharacterized protein LOC114859845 isoform X1 codes for the protein MCKRNQTMDRLNKTEEACWVPRGGASGRNWNNMNSLLNSSQSFTHWCQRCQRKAKKSRPRLLHESTLNLGDTVICYNTTHNQSYSGRSADGRPLDFHLKDPSFPSQHLSHVDLSDNSTPLQCPLLSHTQEVHNHKHITLRSSLNTKEWMQRHSGQAVRELTNPQGVSEYWTTYNTEHTPPVTNVLPRLAGKPIQWHQHDILTGEQRQTVALRKPRRQAGDKLLWAARRWETDCTALRLY
- the LOC114859845 gene encoding uncharacterized protein LOC114859845 isoform X2, which gives rise to MCKRNQTMDRLNKTEEACWVPRGGASGRNWNNMNSLLNSSQSFTHWCQRCQRKAKKSRPRLLHESTLNLGDTVICYNTTHNQSYSGRSADGRPLDFHLKDPSFPSQHLSHVDLSDNSTPLQCPLLSHTQERSSLNTKEWMQRHSGQAVRELTNPQGVSEYWTTYNTEHTPPVTNVLPRLAGKPIQWHQHDILTGEQRQTVALRKPRRQAGDKLLWAARRWETDCTALRLY
- the LOC114859845 gene encoding uncharacterized protein LOC114859845 isoform X3, with translation MNSLLNSSQSFTHWCQRCQRKAKKSRPRLLHESTLNLGDTVICYNTTHNQSYSGRSADGRPLDFHLKDPSFPSQHLSHVDLSDNSTPLQCPLLSHTQEVHNHKHITLRSSLNTKEWMQRHSGQAVRELTNPQGVSEYWTTYNTEHTPPVTNVLPRLAGKPIQWHQHDILTGEQRQTVALRKPRRQAGDKLLWAARRWETDCTALRLY